One genomic window of Streptomyces sp. WP-1 includes the following:
- a CDS encoding amino acid ABC transporter permease produces the protein MSSDTLAQAPTAPEIPGPAAVPRIVPQRRYGQWTAAVVVLVLLGLAVTSVVRNQAFQWDVVAAYFTTGSVLRGLWLTLWLTAVVMVLGFALGTLLAAFRLSANPVLRAVGWGYVWLFRSIPILVQLLLWFNIGALYPTVLGVKTVDLLSPVAVAIVGLTLHEAAYAAEVVRGGILSVDRGQIEAAQALGLSRWRRWWRIVLPQAMRSIVPPAGNMLIGTLKGTSIVSVIAVNDLLFSAQLIYHRTYQVIPLLMVATLWYAVVTTVLGIGQHYVEKHYARGTGGTR, from the coding sequence ATGTCATCCGACACCCTCGCCCAAGCACCCACCGCCCCGGAGATACCCGGGCCCGCGGCCGTCCCCCGGATCGTGCCGCAGCGCCGCTACGGACAGTGGACCGCCGCCGTCGTCGTCCTCGTCCTGCTCGGCCTCGCCGTCACCTCCGTCGTGCGCAACCAGGCGTTCCAGTGGGACGTGGTCGCCGCGTACTTCACCACCGGCTCGGTGCTGCGCGGACTGTGGCTCACGCTCTGGCTGACCGCCGTGGTGATGGTCCTCGGCTTCGCCCTCGGCACCCTGCTCGCCGCGTTCCGGCTCTCCGCCAACCCCGTGCTGCGCGCGGTCGGCTGGGGCTACGTCTGGCTGTTCCGGTCCATCCCGATCCTGGTGCAGCTGCTGCTGTGGTTCAACATCGGGGCGCTGTACCCGACGGTGCTCGGGGTGAAGACGGTCGACCTGCTCAGCCCGGTCGCCGTGGCCATCGTCGGCCTCACCCTCCACGAGGCCGCCTACGCCGCCGAGGTCGTGCGCGGCGGCATCCTCTCCGTCGACCGGGGCCAGATCGAGGCCGCCCAGGCGCTCGGTCTGAGCCGGTGGCGCCGCTGGTGGCGGATCGTGCTGCCGCAGGCGATGCGCTCCATCGTGCCGCCCGCCGGCAACATGCTGATCGGCACCCTCAAGGGCACCTCCATCGTCAGCGTGATCGCCGTCAACGACCTTTTGTTCTCGGCCCAGTTGATCTACCACCGCACCTACCAGGTCATCCCGCTGCTGATGGTCGCCACCCTCTGGTACGCCGTCGTCACCACCGTGCTCGGCATCGGCCAGCACTACGTGGAGAAGCACTACGCGCGCGGCACGGGCGGGACCCGATGA
- a CDS encoding DNA polymerase III subunit alpha: MTGFAHLHVASGYSARYGAAHPEQLARRAAERGMTALALTDRDTVTGAVRFARACAKEGVRPLFGVDLAVEALAPPPPARSRRTPARGGAHVVEPPLRVVLLARNREGWARLCRITSAAHADALGGRPPMVPWSALREHGGPGLLALLGPLSEPARALSVGREDAAVRLLAPWREVFGREVRLETVAQKRSGTGPGSLRLAARTLALADRTGTTAVLTNAVRYADPGQHRLADVLDAARLLRPVDRRRLDSGQRWLKDERAMTVLARMIAECAGADERRARRLLADTAATAAGCALDPRAGLGLGTHRFPEPALFGADPGAAGAARLLRRRCAEGLARRGLDRDPVALARLDEELAVISRLRYDSYFLAVGQVVADIRAKGIRVAARGSGAGSLVCHALGIATANPLEHRLLFERFLSDRRVSLPDIDIDVESARRLEGYDTIFERFGKERVAVTAMPETYRARRALRDTGLALGIAPAEVDRIAKSFPHLRASDITGALAELPELRQLAAEAGRFGPLWELAEGLDSLVHGMAMHPCGVVISDATLLDRLPVQPTPQGDYPMAMAAKEEIEALGNIKLDVLGVRMQSAMAHAVAELERTTGDRVDLDDPGQVPLDDVFAFKLIQESQTLGLFQLESPGQQDLLSRLRPRNQQDVIADISLFRPGPVAGGMPERYIAARHGGTPRYAHPDLEPVLADTYGVTIWHEQVIETLVVLTGCDPAFAEITRRALGDKERLPEIRDWFHRLSRARGYDAAVREEVWRTIEAFGAYGFCRAHAVAFAVPALQSAWLKAHHPAFLLAGLLEHDPGMWPKRVLVADARRRGVPVLPVDVNRSATRHTVEKTDEDRWGVRLALSAVHGIGEQECARIEAGQPYGSLSDFWQRARPSRPVAERLAEIGALGALHDGRLTRRDLLLQLAELHRAARNRSAGTGQLPLIAGAVGGSEPSGLPELTGREALGAELNTLGIDVSKHLMEYHHRLLREIGATDAAHLSGLRAGRQVLVAGVRASTQTPPIASGKRIIFVTLEDGSGLVDLAFFEDSHPACAYTVFHSGLLLVRGTVQVRGTRRTVVGTMAWDLDRIAAARRDHGPEAALALLGERHPHPTPAQPGRTLANGTTGARLHPYADLLPAGSRSADLKKFGYTSPGSAG, encoded by the coding sequence ATGACGGGCTTCGCCCATCTGCATGTCGCGTCCGGTTACTCCGCCCGCTACGGCGCCGCCCACCCGGAACAGCTGGCCCGGCGCGCGGCCGAGCGGGGCATGACGGCGCTCGCGCTGACCGACCGGGACACGGTCACCGGCGCTGTTCGATTCGCACGGGCGTGTGCGAAGGAAGGGGTACGGCCGCTCTTCGGCGTCGATCTCGCGGTGGAGGCCCTCGCCCCGCCGCCCCCCGCCCGGAGCCGCCGCACCCCGGCGCGCGGCGGTGCCCATGTGGTCGAGCCGCCGCTGCGCGTCGTCCTGCTCGCCCGGAACCGGGAGGGCTGGGCGCGGCTGTGCCGGATCACCTCGGCCGCCCACGCGGACGCCCTCGGCGGCCGGCCGCCCATGGTGCCGTGGTCGGCGCTGCGGGAGCACGGCGGCCCCGGGCTGCTGGCCCTGCTCGGCCCCCTGTCGGAGCCGGCGCGGGCGCTGTCGGTGGGCCGGGAGGACGCCGCGGTACGGCTGCTGGCGCCATGGCGGGAGGTCTTCGGGCGGGAGGTCCGGCTGGAGACCGTCGCGCAGAAACGTTCCGGCACGGGTCCCGGATCCCTCCGCCTCGCCGCTCGCACCCTGGCGCTGGCCGACCGCACCGGCACCACCGCCGTCCTCACCAACGCCGTCCGCTACGCCGACCCCGGCCAGCACCGCCTCGCCGACGTCCTGGACGCGGCCCGGCTGCTGCGCCCGGTCGACCGGCGCCGCCTGGACAGCGGGCAGCGCTGGCTCAAGGACGAGCGGGCGATGACGGTCCTCGCGCGCATGATCGCCGAGTGCGCCGGAGCCGACGAGCGGCGGGCCCGCCGGCTGCTCGCGGACACCGCCGCCACGGCCGCCGGGTGCGCCCTCGACCCCCGTGCCGGTCTCGGCCTCGGCACCCACCGCTTCCCCGAGCCCGCGCTCTTCGGCGCCGACCCCGGGGCGGCCGGTGCCGCCCGGCTGCTGCGCCGGCGCTGCGCGGAGGGCCTGGCCCGCCGGGGCCTCGACCGCGACCCGGTGGCGCTCGCCCGCCTCGACGAGGAACTGGCCGTGATCTCCCGGCTGCGCTACGACTCGTACTTCCTCGCCGTCGGCCAGGTCGTCGCCGACATCCGCGCCAAGGGCATCCGGGTCGCGGCCCGCGGCTCGGGCGCCGGCTCGCTGGTCTGCCACGCGCTGGGCATCGCCACCGCCAACCCGCTCGAACACCGCCTGCTGTTCGAACGGTTCCTCAGCGACCGCCGGGTCTCGCTGCCCGACATCGACATCGACGTGGAGTCCGCGCGCCGGCTGGAGGGCTACGACACGATCTTCGAGCGGTTCGGCAAGGAGCGGGTCGCGGTCACCGCGATGCCCGAGACCTACCGGGCGCGCCGGGCCCTGCGCGACACCGGCCTCGCCCTCGGCATCGCGCCCGCGGAGGTCGACCGGATCGCCAAGAGCTTCCCGCACCTGCGCGCCTCGGACATCACCGGCGCCCTCGCGGAACTGCCCGAACTGCGCCAACTCGCGGCCGAGGCGGGCCGGTTCGGGCCGCTGTGGGAGCTGGCCGAGGGGCTCGACTCGCTGGTCCACGGCATGGCCATGCACCCCTGCGGCGTGGTCATCAGCGACGCGACCCTGCTGGACCGGCTGCCGGTGCAGCCCACCCCGCAGGGCGACTACCCGATGGCCATGGCCGCGAAGGAGGAGATCGAGGCGCTCGGCAACATCAAGCTCGACGTCCTGGGCGTGCGGATGCAGTCCGCGATGGCCCACGCGGTCGCGGAGCTCGAACGGACCACCGGCGACCGCGTCGACCTGGACGACCCCGGACAGGTGCCGCTGGACGACGTGTTCGCGTTCAAGCTCATCCAGGAGAGCCAGACCCTCGGCCTGTTCCAGCTGGAATCGCCCGGCCAGCAGGACCTGCTGTCCCGGCTCCGGCCGCGCAACCAGCAGGACGTCATCGCCGACATCAGCCTCTTCCGCCCGGGACCGGTCGCGGGCGGCATGCCCGAGCGGTACATCGCCGCCCGCCACGGCGGCACACCGCGGTACGCCCACCCGGACCTGGAGCCGGTGCTCGCCGACACCTACGGCGTGACCATCTGGCACGAGCAGGTCATCGAGACGCTGGTGGTGCTGACCGGCTGCGACCCGGCCTTCGCGGAGATCACCCGGCGGGCGCTCGGCGACAAGGAGCGGCTGCCCGAGATCAGGGACTGGTTCCACCGGCTCTCCCGCGCCCGAGGCTACGACGCGGCGGTGCGGGAGGAGGTCTGGCGGACGATCGAGGCCTTCGGGGCGTACGGCTTCTGCCGGGCGCACGCGGTCGCCTTCGCCGTACCGGCCCTGCAGAGCGCCTGGCTCAAGGCGCACCATCCGGCCTTCCTGCTGGCCGGGCTGCTCGAACACGACCCCGGGATGTGGCCCAAGCGGGTGCTGGTCGCCGACGCGCGCCGGCGCGGGGTGCCGGTGCTGCCCGTCGACGTCAACCGGTCCGCGACCCGGCACACCGTGGAGAAGACCGACGAGGACCGGTGGGGGGTGCGCCTCGCGCTGTCCGCCGTGCACGGCATCGGCGAGCAGGAGTGCGCGCGGATCGAGGCGGGGCAGCCGTACGGATCGCTGTCCGACTTCTGGCAGCGGGCCCGGCCCAGCCGGCCGGTCGCCGAACGCCTCGCGGAGATCGGGGCGTTGGGCGCCCTGCACGACGGCCGACTCACCCGGCGCGATCTGCTGCTCCAGCTCGCCGAACTGCACCGGGCCGCCCGCAACCGGTCCGCGGGCACCGGCCAACTGCCCCTGATCGCGGGGGCCGTCGGCGGGTCCGAGCCGAGCGGGCTGCCGGAGCTGACCGGACGCGAGGCGCTCGGCGCCGAGTTGAACACCCTCGGCATCGACGTCTCCAAGCACCTGATGGAGTACCACCACCGGCTGCTGCGGGAGATCGGCGCGACCGACGCGGCGCATCTGTCCGGGCTGCGCGCCGGGCGGCAGGTGCTGGTCGCGGGTGTCCGGGCCTCGACGCAGACCCCGCCGATCGCGAGCGGCAAGCGGATCATCTTCGTCACCCTGGAGGACGGCTCCGGCCTGGTCGACCTGGCCTTCTTCGAGGACTCCCACCCGGCCTGCGCGTACACCGTCTTCCACAGCGGGCTGCTGCTGGTGCGCGGCACGGTGCAGGTGCGCGGCACCCGCCGTACCGTCGTCGGCACCATGGCCTGGGACCTCGACCGGATCGCCGCCGCCCGCCGCGACCACGGTCCCGAGGCCGCGCTCGCCCTCCTCGGCGAGCGCCACCCGCATCCGACCCCCGCCCAGCCGGGGCGCACCCTGGCCAACGGCACCACCGGCGCCCGTCTGCACCCGTACGCCGATCTGCTGCCCGCCGGCAGCCGCTCGGCCGACCTGAAGAAGTTCGGTTACACCAGTCCGGGGAGCGCGGGATGA
- a CDS encoding S1 family peptidase, which translates to MRIKRTTAPSGPARRTRLIAVAAGFLAAAAFAAPTASASDAHPFSAAQLTRASDSVMKADVPGTAWAVDAKNNHVVVTVDNTVSQAGIARIKEQAGTDAGALTIKRTAGTFKPLISGGDAIYGGQYRCSLGFNVHSGSTYYFLTAGHCGQAASTWYSNSGHTTTLGTNVGYSFPGNDFALVKYTNSAVAHPSAVGSQTISSAATPSVGQTVYRRGSTTGTHSGKVTALNATVNYGSDGIVSGLIQTTVCAEGGDSGGPLYNGSVAYGLTSGGSGDCTSGGTTFFQPVTEALSYYGVTLP; encoded by the coding sequence GTGAGGATCAAGCGCACCACCGCCCCGAGCGGCCCGGCGAGACGGACCCGGTTGATCGCCGTTGCCGCGGGCTTCCTGGCCGCAGCGGCGTTCGCCGCCCCCACGGCGAGCGCCAGCGACGCCCACCCCTTCAGCGCCGCCCAGCTCACCCGGGCGAGCGACTCGGTGATGAAGGCGGACGTCCCCGGCACCGCCTGGGCCGTCGACGCCAAGAACAACCATGTCGTCGTCACCGTCGACAACACGGTCTCCCAGGCCGGGATCGCCAGGATCAAGGAGCAGGCCGGCACCGACGCGGGCGCGCTCACCATCAAGCGCACGGCCGGCACGTTCAAGCCGCTGATCAGCGGCGGCGACGCCATCTACGGCGGCCAGTACCGTTGCTCGCTCGGCTTCAACGTGCACAGCGGCAGCACCTACTACTTCCTGACCGCCGGGCACTGCGGCCAGGCCGCCTCCACCTGGTACAGCAACTCCGGGCACACCACCACGCTGGGCACCAACGTGGGCTACAGCTTCCCGGGCAACGACTTCGCCCTGGTCAAGTACACCAACTCCGCGGTCGCGCACCCGAGCGCGGTCGGCAGCCAGACCATCTCCAGCGCGGCCACCCCGAGCGTGGGCCAGACCGTCTACCGGCGCGGCTCGACCACCGGTACGCACAGCGGCAAGGTCACCGCGCTCAACGCCACCGTCAACTACGGCAGCGACGGCATCGTCTCCGGCCTGATCCAGACCACGGTCTGCGCCGAGGGCGGCGACAGCGGCGGCCCGCTGTACAACGGGTCCGTCGCCTACGGCCTGACCTCCGGCGGCAGCGGCGACTGCACCTCCGGCGGTACGACCTTCTTCCAGCCGGTGACCGAGGCGCTGAGCTACTACGGCGTCACGCTCCCCTGA
- a CDS encoding FAD/NAD(P)-binding domain-containing protein, translating to MRPQLVIVGAGPRGTGLLERIAANAPELYAASGLDIHLVDPHPPGGGRIWRQEQSPLLWMNSHAEDVTMFTDDTVRMDGPVREGPTLHEWAALDGRTFADRRLQGGYLRFVYERALAELPPDITVHHHPTRALRVGGPREGRQQVWLEGRARPLLADLVILALGHLDAELDPEQVKLAAYARTHNLVHLPPDFTADTDLSALEPGEPVLVRGFGLAFVDLMVLLTEGRGGRYDGDTYLPSGREPVLYVGSRRGVPYHSKIGYDWSGDRPPLPRFLGPAEIAELRSRPGGFDFRRDVWPLVEKELGFAHYHRLFTAHPERTTSAWADFEEKYAAADGPAERDALAAAAVPDPADRLDLTALDHPLAGVRHASHEDLQGGLRAYIEADLSRRHDPSHSADLGVFLGLLSVYGQLVRLGDIGPWWHGFFSCLASGPPGPRLRQMLALSRAGLLRFLGAGMTVTAGDGVFRAAGPTVPGYSVTARALVEARLPEPTVARARDPLLRELHADGAAETPEGLLRVDPRDGRLLDGAGRPHPRRFALGPYTDARTPGAFTRPRTGGPAFRQNDATARAALAFLRAGAGRAVA from the coding sequence ATGAGGCCCCAGCTGGTGATCGTGGGTGCCGGGCCGCGGGGGACCGGCCTCCTCGAACGCATCGCCGCCAACGCCCCCGAGCTGTATGCCGCCTCGGGCCTCGACATCCATCTCGTGGACCCGCATCCACCGGGCGGCGGACGCATCTGGCGCCAGGAGCAGTCGCCGCTGCTGTGGATGAACTCGCACGCCGAGGACGTCACCATGTTCACCGACGACACGGTGCGCATGGACGGACCGGTGCGCGAGGGGCCCACGCTGCACGAGTGGGCCGCCCTGGACGGCCGTACCTTCGCCGACCGCCGGCTCCAGGGCGGATACCTGCGCTTCGTGTACGAACGGGCCCTGGCCGAGCTGCCCCCGGACATCACCGTGCACCACCACCCCACCCGCGCGCTGCGCGTCGGCGGTCCCCGCGAGGGGCGCCAGCAGGTCTGGCTGGAGGGCCGGGCGCGCCCCCTCCTCGCCGACCTGGTGATTCTCGCCCTCGGCCACCTCGACGCCGAACTCGACCCGGAGCAGGTCAAGTTGGCCGCGTACGCCCGGACGCACAACCTGGTGCACCTGCCGCCCGACTTCACCGCCGACACCGACCTGTCCGCGCTGGAACCCGGCGAACCGGTGCTGGTGCGGGGCTTCGGACTGGCCTTCGTCGACCTGATGGTGCTGCTCACCGAGGGCCGCGGCGGCCGGTACGACGGCGACACCTATCTGCCCTCGGGACGGGAGCCGGTGCTGTACGTCGGCTCGCGGCGCGGGGTGCCGTACCACTCGAAGATCGGCTACGACTGGAGCGGCGACCGGCCCCCGCTGCCCCGCTTCCTCGGCCCCGCCGAGATCGCGGAACTGCGGTCCCGGCCGGGCGGCTTCGACTTCCGGCGCGATGTGTGGCCGCTGGTCGAGAAGGAGCTGGGCTTCGCCCACTACCACCGGCTGTTCACCGCCCACCCGGAGCGCACCACGAGCGCCTGGGCCGACTTCGAGGAGAAGTACGCGGCCGCCGACGGCCCCGCCGAACGGGACGCGCTCGCCGCCGCCGCCGTACCGGACCCGGCCGACCGGCTCGACCTCACCGCGCTCGACCATCCGCTGGCCGGGGTGCGCCACGCCTCGCACGAGGACCTCCAGGGCGGACTGCGCGCCTATATCGAGGCCGACCTCTCCAGACGCCACGACCCCTCCCACAGCGCCGACCTGGGCGTCTTCCTCGGGCTGCTCTCCGTCTACGGGCAGCTGGTGCGGCTCGGCGACATCGGGCCCTGGTGGCACGGGTTCTTCAGCTGTCTGGCGTCCGGGCCGCCCGGCCCCCGGCTGCGGCAGATGCTCGCGCTGTCCCGGGCGGGGCTGCTGCGGTTCCTCGGCGCCGGGATGACCGTCACCGCCGGGGACGGGGTGTTCCGGGCGGCGGGCCCCACCGTGCCCGGGTACTCGGTCACGGCCCGGGCGCTGGTCGAGGCCCGGCTGCCCGAGCCCACCGTGGCCCGCGCCCGCGATCCCCTGCTGCGCGAACTGCACGCCGACGGCGCCGCCGAGACCCCCGAGGGGCTGCTGCGGGTCGACCCCCGCGACGGCCGCCTCCTCGACGGCGCCGGGCGCCCGCACCCCCGCCGCTTCGCGCTCGGCCCCTACACCGACGCCCGCACCCCCGGCGCCTTCACCCGGCCGCGCACCGGCGGACCCGCCTTCCGGCAGAACGACGCCACCGCACGGGCCGCGCTGGCCTTCCTGCGTGCCGGAGCCGGCCGCGCCGTCGCGTGA
- a CDS encoding amino acid ABC transporter ATP-binding protein, translating into MTVMVDIRSVHKSFGPLDVLKGIDLQVRTGEVTVVLGPSGSGKSTLLRTINHLEKADRGEITVDGAPVGYRRAGDRLHELPEREVLRHRTKIGFVFQNFNLFPHLTVLDNVTEAPVSALKRPRREAEEDARRLLARVGLADKSDAYPRQLSGGQQQRVAIARALALKPRLLLFDEPTSALDPELVGEVLDVIRDLAARGTTMIVVTHEIAFAREVADRVVFMADGRIVEQGPPAAVLDAPREERTRAFLAKVL; encoded by the coding sequence ATGACCGTCATGGTCGACATCCGGTCGGTGCACAAGAGCTTCGGCCCGCTCGACGTCCTCAAGGGCATCGACCTCCAGGTCCGCACCGGCGAGGTCACCGTCGTGCTCGGCCCCTCCGGATCCGGCAAGTCCACACTGCTGCGCACCATCAACCACCTGGAGAAGGCGGACCGGGGCGAGATCACGGTGGACGGCGCGCCAGTCGGCTACCGGCGCGCCGGGGACCGGCTGCACGAGCTGCCCGAACGCGAGGTGCTGCGCCACCGCACCAAGATCGGCTTCGTCTTCCAGAACTTCAACCTCTTCCCGCACCTCACCGTCCTGGACAATGTGACCGAGGCGCCGGTGTCCGCGCTGAAACGGCCCCGCCGGGAGGCGGAGGAGGACGCGCGCCGGCTCCTCGCGCGGGTGGGACTCGCCGACAAGTCGGACGCGTACCCACGGCAGTTGTCCGGCGGTCAGCAGCAACGCGTCGCCATCGCCCGGGCGCTGGCGCTGAAGCCCCGGCTGCTGCTCTTCGACGAGCCGACCTCGGCGCTCGATCCCGAACTGGTCGGCGAGGTCCTCGACGTCATCCGCGATCTCGCCGCCCGGGGCACCACGATGATCGTCGTCACCCATGAGATCGCCTTCGCGCGGGAGGTCGCCGACAGGGTGGTCTTCATGGCCGACGGCCGGATCGTCGAACAGGGCCCGCCCGCCGCGGTGCTGGACGCGCCGCGCGAGGAGCGGACCCGGGCGTTCCTGGCGAAGGTGTTGTGA
- a CDS encoding DUF1684 domain-containing protein, giving the protein MAIDAFDAWKQWREKREESVTAPYGPLALTGTHWIEDRPEGRLPDIPGTWLADGDGMVLTATEADGIQVDRRPFAGEVRLTADTGPEAAARVSIGEKRLVVLVREGIWGVRVYDPGAAARRAFRGIEATEYDPSWSVPGRFTPYDAQRVLRLGNADGRTRGFALAGELAFTLAGRERTLAVARQGEGPLWAVFADATSGDTSFRFRFLYPQAPDAEGRTTVDFNRAQLPPCAFADHFLCPFPPPGNTLEVAVEAGERALS; this is encoded by the coding sequence ATGGCAATCGACGCGTTCGACGCATGGAAGCAGTGGCGGGAGAAGCGGGAGGAGTCGGTCACCGCGCCCTACGGACCGCTCGCGCTGACCGGCACCCACTGGATCGAGGACCGGCCGGAGGGACGACTTCCGGACATTCCCGGGACTTGGCTGGCGGATGGTGACGGCATGGTCCTGACGGCCACCGAGGCCGACGGCATCCAGGTGGACCGCCGCCCCTTCGCCGGGGAGGTCCGGCTGACCGCCGACACCGGCCCGGAGGCCGCCGCCCGGGTCTCGATCGGCGAGAAACGGCTGGTCGTGCTGGTGCGCGAGGGCATCTGGGGGGTGCGGGTCTACGACCCCGGCGCCGCGGCGCGCCGGGCCTTCCGGGGCATCGAGGCCACCGAGTACGACCCGAGCTGGTCGGTGCCGGGCCGCTTCACGCCGTACGACGCGCAGCGCGTGCTGCGGCTCGGCAACGCGGACGGCCGGACCCGGGGGTTCGCCCTCGCCGGTGAACTCGCCTTCACCCTGGCCGGCCGGGAGCGGACGCTGGCCGTGGCCCGGCAGGGCGAGGGGCCGCTGTGGGCGGTGTTCGCCGACGCCACCAGCGGCGACACCAGTTTCCGGTTCCGCTTCCTCTATCCGCAGGCACCGGACGCGGAGGGCCGTACGACCGTCGACTTCAACCGCGCCCAGCTGCCGCCCTGCGCCTTCGCCGACCACTTCCTCTGCCCCTTCCCGCCGCCCGGGAACACGCTGGAGGTTGCGGTGGAGGCGGGGGAGCGGGCGCTGAGCTGA
- a CDS encoding S1 family peptidase: protein MKHRRIPRRRLVMAGAGVAALAAAGVTLQNANASEPAKPAVQARPLSAPAAATLASDLTARLGADTAGSYYDAKAKSLVVNVLDKTAAKAVEAKGAKARIVTRTLAQLDGARATLKKDATIPGTSWSVDPVSNKVVVTADKSVTGARWDKLSKVVGGLGGAAELKRFQGEYKPFIAGGDAINGSGGRCSLGFNVVKDGQPYFLTAGHCTADISSWSDADGDAIGQNAESHFPGTDFGLVKYTSDAAHPSEVDLYDGSTQKITGAAEATVGMKVTRSGSTTHVHDGTVTGLNATVNYQEGSVSGLIQTDVCAEPGDSGGSLFSGDKAIGLTSGGSGDCGSGGETFFQPVTAALSATGTTIG, encoded by the coding sequence TTGAAGCACCGACGCATACCCAGGCGCCGGCTCGTGATGGCCGGCGCGGGTGTCGCCGCGCTGGCCGCAGCGGGTGTCACCTTGCAGAATGCGAACGCCAGTGAGCCCGCGAAGCCCGCTGTCCAGGCCCGGCCGCTGTCCGCTCCGGCGGCCGCGACGCTGGCCTCCGACCTGACCGCCCGTCTCGGCGCGGACACGGCGGGCAGCTACTACGACGCCAAGGCCAAGAGCCTCGTCGTGAACGTGCTCGACAAGACGGCCGCCAAGGCGGTCGAGGCCAAGGGTGCCAAGGCCAGAATCGTCACCCGCACCCTCGCCCAGCTCGACGGCGCCCGTGCGACGCTGAAGAAGGACGCGACCATCCCGGGCACGTCCTGGTCCGTCGACCCGGTGTCGAACAAGGTCGTCGTCACGGCCGACAAGTCCGTCACCGGCGCCCGGTGGGACAAGCTGAGCAAGGTGGTCGGCGGGCTCGGCGGCGCGGCCGAACTCAAGCGGTTCCAGGGCGAGTACAAGCCCTTCATCGCCGGCGGCGACGCCATCAACGGCTCCGGCGGCCGCTGCTCGCTCGGCTTCAACGTGGTCAAGGACGGGCAGCCGTACTTCCTGACCGCCGGGCACTGCACCGCGGACATCTCCAGCTGGTCGGACGCCGACGGCGACGCGATCGGGCAGAACGCGGAGTCGCACTTCCCGGGCACCGACTTCGGGCTGGTCAAGTACACCTCGGACGCCGCCCACCCGAGCGAGGTCGACCTCTACGACGGCTCGACCCAGAAGATCACCGGCGCCGCCGAGGCCACGGTGGGCATGAAGGTCACGCGCAGCGGGTCCACCACCCATGTGCACGACGGCACGGTCACCGGTCTGAACGCCACCGTGAACTACCAGGAGGGCTCGGTCAGCGGGCTGATCCAGACCGACGTCTGCGCCGAGCCCGGCGACAGCGGCGGCTCGCTGTTCTCCGGTGACAAGGCGATCGGCCTGACCTCCGGCGGCAGCGGCGACTGCGGCTCCGGCGGGGAGACCTTCTTCCAGCCGGTCACCGCCGCCCTCTCCGCCACGGGCACCACGATCGGCTGA
- a CDS encoding ImpB/MucB/SamB family protein encodes MSIRQRHIAHLYLHGSLNEEQYGHVIELVSGITPHVQEMPPDAVQLDLTSALRYFGLSPYDVVQMTMMRLKALYGIDGSAGLAGNRMLAAMAADASAPGETTWVPAERAAAWLRPRPVTALPGIGRATAATLGRYGLHSVGQLADLSPATLQRLLGAGTARLLAERARGHDPRPVVPREPADRLIADLVLERDCLDPAERHRSVLGLADRIGQLLRGERRVAGRVTLTVRYADRSSSTRAHTLPEATDHSPALAAAALGLLSSLGLQRARVRAFTLRADRLRPAADAFHQLSLDPGDTRARAAEAAADRARRRFGPDAVRPAATARLPRDSRAGGVSWPMAG; translated from the coding sequence ATGAGCATCCGTCAGCGGCACATCGCCCATCTGTATCTGCACGGCTCGCTGAACGAGGAGCAGTACGGCCATGTAATCGAACTGGTGTCCGGCATCACGCCCCATGTGCAGGAGATGCCGCCCGACGCCGTACAGCTGGACCTGACCTCGGCGCTCCGGTACTTCGGGCTGTCCCCCTACGACGTGGTCCAGATGACGATGATGCGCCTGAAGGCCCTCTACGGCATCGACGGCAGCGCGGGACTCGCGGGCAACCGGATGCTCGCGGCGATGGCGGCCGACGCGTCCGCGCCGGGGGAGACCACCTGGGTGCCCGCCGAGCGGGCCGCCGCATGGCTGCGCCCCCGGCCGGTCACCGCGCTGCCGGGGATCGGCCGCGCCACCGCGGCGACGCTCGGCCGGTACGGGCTGCACAGCGTCGGCCAGCTCGCCGACCTGTCCCCGGCCACCCTGCAACGCCTGCTCGGCGCGGGCACCGCCCGGCTGCTGGCCGAACGCGCCCGCGGCCACGACCCGCGCCCGGTCGTGCCCCGGGAACCGGCGGACCGGCTGATCGCCGACCTCGTGCTGGAGCGGGACTGCCTCGACCCGGCGGAGCGGCACCGGTCCGTGCTCGGGCTCGCCGACCGGATCGGCCAACTCCTGCGCGGCGAGCGGCGGGTGGCGGGCCGGGTCACCCTCACCGTGCGCTACGCCGACCGCAGCTCCAGCACCCGGGCGCACACCCTGCCGGAGGCCACCGACCATTCGCCCGCCCTCGCGGCGGCGGCCCTCGGTCTGCTGTCCTCCCTCGGCCTGCAACGGGCCCGGGTGCGCGCCTTCACGCTCCGCGCCGACCGGCTCCGCCCGGCCGCCGACGCCTTCCACCAGCTCTCCCTCGACCCCGGCGACACCCGCGCCCGTGCCGCCGAGGCCGCCGCCGACCGCGCCCGCCGGCGCTTCGGGCCGGACGCGGTACGGCCCGCCGCGACGGCGCGCCTTCCTCGTGACTCCCGTGCCGGCGGGGTCAGTTGGCCCATGGCGGGGTGA